TGTTACGTGTGGATCGCAGTTCGTTCAATGATGTTTGAGCAGAAATGATTTGATTAAACATGATAAGAGCAGCGTTTAATTATATTCTGGAATTAGGAAGTTGCAACAGTACTATTTAGCATAGAAGTAAAGCTTATTGTTGATGTTCTTCGACGATAAGTTGAATAAGCTGTTTCTGAGCAGTCAGGTCGAGGTTAGGGTTCTTGAGAAAACAGAGATGCAGAGGTCACTGGAGGTTTCTTTACCGGGCATGCTACGGTTCATATAAGCTTAAGAGAACAGCTATTGAGCAGAATTGGCAAAACTCAAGTGGGTTTCAGTTCCTCTGTTTCCTCACCCGAGAACTTAGTGGCTTATTCAGCTGGTCATCTAAGAACATCAACACTTAATCAATGGTAACCGCAAGCATTGCTTCTGAGCTGTAATATTTATTCACCTTCACCAACAAGATTTCAAGAATAACTGAAGAATTTCAGAACTGTTACGAGTAAAGAGAACAAGGGAAAGATTTAGCACCTCTAAGGCATCGATCTCTTCTAATGTAGGTTTTCGTTTTGGTGCATCATCTTCGATCTCAATATCAGAAGAATCTCTGTCTAGAAGCCTTGACCTTGAGGCATATGATTCCCTTTCGAGAATCATGCGCACTGCTTTGACCATTTGTGCCATGGTATTTGACTGCAAtcgaagaaaacaaaattttatattgattaggCCATTTTATATAGCACCAGTACTAACGAAAGAAGTTGGTTTTGTCAGCacaattttttgtgaaaatagaTACGAAGATACCTTAATAACAAACATTGGCAACTTGTGAAACTTTGCTACCCCACGAATCCACGGATTCTGCTTTATTTCAGATGCAGATGCTAATATTGCATCAGCCATCCCAATGTCATCGGTGACGTCGATTTCATCTTCAAGTCCCATTACTGTTGCTACTTGTAAGAGATCAGCTTCTAGGATCTAAAGGATACATCCAaccaacaaaaattatattagcaATGCCATGCACGAAGAAACCGGTAGCCTCAGGGGCATTGCAAGCAGGGCACCACATTCACTAAGCTTATTAAATGCACCCACAATAATCTATTAAATATCATCCAATAATAATATGAATCATGTTTCTTTTCGGGGAAAAGTTCTAAAACAATATCTTAGTCTTGAACCCCGACCTGCTTTTTCTCGGCATCGGCtcttattattatatgaatggAAACATAATGAAATAAAGGTGATGGAAATGAAATTTGTGTGCTTCACCTTGTAAGTATAAACAAATATTGGTAAGGTCCTTTTGCTTGCAGATCCAGTAAACCTCTGTTTCCTTTTAGGTTTAGGAAGAtaatcttcatcttcatcactAAAATCAACTTCAGCAAATTTTTCTTCATTAACAAGCAAGTCAGATTGTTCATCTTCCTCGCCGTAATCAACTTCAGCACCTTTTTCATCATTAACAAGCATGTCAGATTCTTCAAGATGATCAATTTTACGCACTACAGTAGACTTGAGAGGAACATTAGCTTCAGGCTCCATCTGGCGGATTTCGAATAAAGGAGATTTCCCTGCCAACCAGAAATGTTTCTACTTAAACATCTTATTAAAAGAACACTTCAAATCATACGCAAGTATGTAGATTCCAAAAGAAGGTttctaaataaatatgtaatgtaTATAATCTACCAGCCAGTATAGCATCCACCGTTGCATCAAGTCTATGATGAACACGACACTCAGTCCTAGATATCATCTCAACAGCACATGTAAAAGTCGATGGGCCCTTCCTTTCGAGAATAGTCTTTTgcacttttcttttccttgctTCCTCATCACCAAGAGTTACACTCTGTTTTCAAACGAAAGAATGACTTGTAATCCCATGTAAATCCTTCCCTAAAATTGGCATAGCTTGGtaaaatttatctatatataaataaattgtacttGAAACTTTTTACTTGTTccataaatttcataacaacATGAAATCAAACGAACGGACTCAGACAACAACAGTGTAAGTAACCTAAGTGGTATatccaaatgaaaaaaatccaCTTCCAAGTGTATTGAACCCATACAAGAGATATGAAGTAAGATAAAAGAAGCTGCTTCGCACCTCGATGCCACCAACAAGGATCTGTAGAGAAGGGTTCTTGATTATGTTGTCAATGGTCATTCCATGGGCCGTGCCAACCAGCTGAACTCCTCGTTGAGCAATAGTGCTGGCAGCTAATGCTTCGAGCTCTGTACCAATCTCGTCGATTATGATGGTTTCTGGCATATGGTTCTCAACTGCCTCAATCATAACCTTCAAGGTAATCGAACCCAAGACAATTTAGCAAACTGCAACCTCGAGAGCAAGTCCTTTGACATTTTGCaatgagaaaaaagaaacactCACATTATGCTGCATATTTACATTCGGAACTTGCATTCTCCTTGCACGCCCTATTCCTTCATGGGGGACATCTCCATCACCGCCAATCTCATTTGATGTATCTACAATAACAACACGTTTCATGTGTTCATCTGCCAACATTCTAGCTATTTCTCtgcaaaaagaaacaaagattTTGTCATATGCCAACTGTACCACAAAAACTAATACAGTTTTATGTCAAATGCCTACACGGAGATATCTGAACAGATTGAACCCAATAAAGTTCTTTCAAGAAATTTCAGTAAACTCAAATAGTCAGTCAGTGAAACTGGTGTGAGATCAGGCAACATTAAGATTATAAAACGTATCAAAAGAGGGGTTATCCAATCTAAACAAATTACAACACGAAGcacataattaaaactaatcttCTTTTTAAAAGCTGAAGAGAAAATCACACAGTAATTATTTGAAGTAAAAGGACATTGAGCAACAACATAGACATCATTCAAACTTCAAATCAGTACAGTGATTTGTAAACAGTAAGCAGGTAAGTACCTGATTAAGGTTGTTTTACCAACTCCTGGAGGACCTATGACGAGGATGGAACCTCCTCCTTCGATCAAGTCACGGATAATCTCAGCACTTCCAGACACAGCTCGACCCACACGGCAAGTGAGGCCAATAATTTGCAATTTACGGTTTCTAATAGCACTAATTCGATGTAAAGATCTATCAATACCCGAACGGTTGTCATCTGAAAAGTCACCAACCTAGAGCAAAAAAAGTAATTTCAGTTCACTTAATATTTGCCAAAAACAAGCAAATTCATTCCAGAAAGAACTCATCCACCCAcaaaaatctcattttcaacaattaaagatacaattaatattaaaatataaatcattatcATCATACAACAGACATTGTACTcatcatataaaaaaaaagtgatcaGATTTATACCTGTTAATAGCATTATATTAGCTTTCTATTAAAGTTCATTTTATcaccataaaaaagaaaacactttttgcaaaataatattagaaaaaccctaaactccaTAATAATGATCACTGGGGCTCCGGTCAATACTATACTACTATAAAGTTCTGACGTAAAGGCATCACTTAAAGTCaaaatttttaccaaaatattatctttgTAACTTtgttaaacataaaacaaaaattcataccCAAAGCTTAATCTAATTGGTTGACCAATCATCCTTAAAAACctatagaaaaaaattcaacGTGATCATTAGTAATTCACTTAAAATTACCTTAGATGTTGCATGCTTTAAATCTTCATGCTTAACAGGTTGTTCCGAAATAACCCAATCCCCCGAAGGAAACCTAGCGAGAGGTTCCCTCCCCAAATCCATAACCACCTCAATCAACTCCCCAATCTCTTCATGCCCGTTAAGCTCACTCCTCATCCTCGACGGCAACATCTCGAGGAACAAATCGAGCTCCGTACATGACTCCACCCGGGAAGTCGAAGCTGGGTTCGGGCAATCCAACGACGACCCATTGGAGGACGTAGTTCGATCGGAGGGTTTACGGATCTGTGGGGTTCGGAGAACAGAGGGTTGAGATTGCTTCAAAGGCGGCATATATGGTCTTTGATGAGCTCCGCCGCGCGCGGACGTGATGAAATGGGAATGCCTCTGACGGTAGCGCCATGAAGCGGCGTTGTTGGTGATGTCAATAAGAACAAATCTCGAATTCAAAGCTCTCATTTCCCTTTAcgatgaattttattttctctctgtGTTTGGTCTTGGTTTTGTAGGAAggggaaaggaaaggaaagaagaTATGAGAAGCAAGGAGAAAGAAGAAGATTCGAAGGGATCTCCTCTGGGATTGGAGAGAAAGTGGGACCCCAACAGAGGAAAGGCAGGCATTAGCGACCATGGAAGTTGTGGAGGTTGATTGAGAGGACACGTGGTggatattttggattttttggaTTACATTGTAAGAGAGTATAAAACATGGATGACTGACTGTAAAATTTAAGTGATGGTTACATTTAACTATATCAAGGAAGGCAAAGGATGCAAGGAGGAAGATGAAGTGCAAAGAAGATCAGAGACGGCATCGTTCAGTTGTCGGCCCTACAAATTAGTGGGTCATAAATAGTGTGAACGTCGAACAGCCATTACAAGACGGCGATTCAGACCAAAATGACGGAAGTGAGGATCATGTAAAGCAAAGTGACGATCTTTCTTCACCATAATGCCTTACTGGTGAAGAAAAAGTTTGGGTTGGGATGATCTAAAAGAGGACATGGTCAACACGcaataaaaaaaggaataatAAGTTGTTTTAACTACACCAACCTGAAAAGTCTTTGGCATGAGTACAGAGCCATCACACTCACAAATCTCTGGATGCAAATTGAGGAGTAACCCAGGTTTGAAGAACCCACACCATCGCTAAACTTATACTTGAACCTTCTCAACAAGTAGctgaatttgaaattaaatattgtcaatttaatttcacattcaatAGATTAGATTTCTAGCATGGACTGCATGGTATTGTTTATTGCCACTCTTGAATAATTAATTGGGTTATAATGATTTCAACTTTTTCAAATAAGGTTGCTCATTCAGGGCCCGGTGcttaattttactataaaataaaatttacttcaCCTTAgataaaaattggaaatttagACTTCTTTGTCTCATTTCATGTtagaacaatttttttttagcaattaaaattttgagtgtttgcatatttaacttttaatagcTTATGATCATCCTCTATTCAATTAATCTTGAAAAGGATGGAGAGGAGTTTAAATTTTGGTGGATTCTTATATTATCTATATCCTTATCTTTTAAGCTTACCAGAACATTGTTGGTGATCACTTGAAAAGACCTATAAATAGGTTGTTTGTATCGCATTGTTGATGGATACTTTTTTAGGTATTATTTGGAGAGGTTTTCTATTGCATTGTAAGGTATTTGGGAGATCCATTTGTAATAATTGGGGTTGGAGTTGGGGCTACAATTACATTTTTGTATAAGGGTAGATTAGACTTAAGCCAATAAGTGATTCAGATGATTGTTGAATAAAATCTTTCACTAAGCGAGGCTCCGCAAAGTAGAATCAGTAAATCAAAATTGCGTTAATAAATATTGTATGTTAATTATCTCCTTACTTTGCTCCTTGCTAtactttgcatttattttgttCCTTTTGGTTCTATTCCAATCTTTGTTAAAACGAAATTATTGTACAGCCAACTAAGTTATATGTTTGAACAATAGTTGAAACAAAGTGCAACCGGATGCTTTTtcaattacaatttaaaaaacttatGGAAAAAAATTGTATGTAACCTTATTTTGtgccctttttttttattttaatctccttcttcaaaatttttatttttaattttatcttccttctacaaaattttaccttttttttctttttctattcccCTTCAAACCTGTCCTTTTTATAATGGctcttaattaaaatacaataaataataaaaatataatatttgaaactaataataatcataatacaTGTGTAATATTTACGAAATTTATTGATAATAGATATCAACAAGGAAGAAGATAAGGAGGAGGAGGTGATGGTATATAGGAGGTCGATTCACTTAATAAGATGAAGAACCAGAAAAGTACAAGGAAATAGAAAATGGGGTAGTACGCTGAAAAAGACCGAGGTTGAGGACTAGTAAGAGGGTTTAAGATCTAATCCTTTATTCATTGCTCTTTAGAGTATTTATAGGAGAAGGGTCTCCCACCTAATAATGCCACAATTCTGGGACATGGTGAGCATGTGGTCGACCAAGTGGCAAGGTAGAAAGTGATCATCACGCAATAAGATGGTTGTCATCAAGCAAGACATTGCTCTGACATTTTCCTTATTGAGGTAATAAGGTAGTTATGCTTTAGTGGTCTCACTTGGAGATAAGAGCATTCCTACCAAGAGCAGGTGGTCTAATAGTGGGTGGCGAGGTAGAAGGTGGTCTATCCGAGTGCCACACCTAGAGATTGATCAAGCCGCAGACAAAGGGGTGAAAAGGAatgtggatcctagattcaagTAAGTACAATGGGGCCCGGAGACTCCGCTAAGGGGATGAAACCCTTCCAGTATACTAAACTTATATTTGTGGTGCCTCGTGACAAGCCTCTTTCACATCAACAACCTTCCCATCCCCATCTCAGTGGTGCACTCATAGGAAGCACTGACCATAGGCTCGTTTTCTTCCCTCTAAGCTCATCGATCTCTGACTACCCTTCTAGGAAGTTCGATAATAGGTTTATAGCTTGTTCAACCATAAATGTCAAAACGACGAAGAGAAATATAAGAAAAGGCAAGAAAATGAGGGTTACCTTGGAAATCCTAAGTGAAAAACCCCAAACCAAGGAAAACAACAAGCAAGAGAGTAAGAAACCCAAAAACAGAAGCACTTGAGGACCACCTACACAACAGTAGAAAACTAGAAAGAAAAATTCGAAAACCAACTGCAACAAAAATGATTACAAGGtcgaagaagaagagaatataTAGGATTCTCTCAAGACGGTGCATTTCATCATTTGTACTCCTCAATAAGTCACAGCTAATGAAACCCGGACACTGTTGGATGAAGAGTTGCTATTCATCATTACTCTGACTCCCCATGCATAATTGTTTAGCTTTGCATTAAATGcaaatattttgaaagcttCAAGGCTATCCTTCATCTCCAAACACGTACTTAGTACACATAATGAGCAACTTTTAGTCTTCCAAATCAGTCATTATCATACCACCTACTATTTTACCCCTCACAAAGATTGCAGATCATCTCAAGGTAGGCTATTTTATAACCTACCTTTCAATGGGGGAGACAATTGTTAAATCCATGCTCAGCTTGGACACATGGCATCACTAGAAGCTACTTGAGAAGAACTTGTGGACAACCCTCCACCTCCTACCACCTGACTAGCCATAGTGTGAGTAGCCACTTGGATAGACCACCTGCTCTTAGCAAGAACACTATTATCTTCAAGTGGGGCCATAAAGGGACCACTGAGGCATAATTACCTCGTACTGCCACAGGAAGAAGAATATCAAAACAATGTTAAACTTAACGACATTGTCACCTAGTTGACCACATATTCACCATATCCTAGAATTATCAACGACGTGACATTACTAGGTGGGAGACCCTTGTCCTATGAATACCCTAAAGAATGATGAACTAAGGATCAAACTTAGACCCTCTTACTACTCCTCACCCTCAATCTTCTTCAATGTACTACCCCTTTTTCTATCTCCTTATACTTTTCCGACTTTTCACTTGATTAGACGAATCGCCTCCTATGCCTCACCACCTTATCCTTATTACCTCCACCCTTGCTGATACCTagttcaacaaaattaaaatgaaaaataatttaaattgtaagTAAAGGGAAatttaaataggaaaaatacattattaagaatattaaatgcactcaaattatttattatagcATTGTCATTTTTTTTGAGTTGGTATTACGTTAACTTGTGATATAAACTCCATCGAGAACATTATCAATAAGATTATGGCATACCCACGATGTgggtgaaaataattatataatatatttattaaattgaaaaaagattaaattgtgagtaaaataaaatttaagcgCGTAAATAATcgaattaagaatattaaatgcactacaattgtttatgataatattattatcaaaataaagctttgattgagtggtaaatttaagattttttaatgCAATTGGCATGAGTTCAAATCTCATCATATGCATTTtcttccttaaaataaaaatactaaagtacccttgaataatataacttattttaattacaaaaggaCATTTTCGAAATTTTCCTAACCGAGTTAGTGTCCAGTTGACtcatgacaccaactcagtcatagacttaaataatagtataaattaataaataataattaaatacaacatagatgataaataaataaataaataaataaataataaaattaacaatacgaaaaataataataaaataataaaattcaaactcaatCCAAACTTGATCCAAATTTAATCCCAACAAAATATGATTATAACATCAATCAACACCAAAAGATAAAACCACCCCAAGCGATATCATGTTGTCGAACAGAACTCCATCGAGTGTTGAATCCCAAGCTTGTGGATGCTTCAACCTCGTAAGCATTGCTATGTGACCGTAAGAGATTTTAATGCACCTGCATGTGTTTACAactttttgtttccttttcagCAACAAGAATGCTTGATTTTATTGATTATGATTAGGTTTAGTTGATTTTATTGCTTAAGTTTAGGTTTttagatgtatttttaattgatattattgtattttacagtttggtaaaagaaaaaacttcTTCATTTCTTTGCAGGAAACTTTACAATTTTACAGTTTGGTATCTTGTTAGCACCTAGCATTCAGCAAAGACTTAAAAAGCACCAGAATAGAAAAAAGGATGTGCTGTACATTGAGTTAGGAAGAAATTCTAGGCTTCTGAGCATGATTTTCAAGTGATCTAAATCTACTATTCCCATCCCATTAACAATTTTCTAACACCCTCTTCGATCATATTCCTCGAAACATGATGACTATCTCCTTCGTCGAGTAGGATCCTATATACTTCCCATTCTCGATCACATATCATGTGTCTCCCTATCTCGACCTGACAAAAGTTTATGTAGAAACCGAATTGCAGTTAGAAATTGGAGGACAACAATCAGTTTTACGAGTGTTATGACAAACGATAATAATGGATAATGTAGGTAATACCGAAAAGATCTGGATGTTGAGATTCTTGAGAGCAAGGGTTATGTCGTGAAAA
This genomic window from Gossypium raimondii isolate GPD5lz chromosome 10, ASM2569854v1, whole genome shotgun sequence contains:
- the LOC105777437 gene encoding protein SEEDLING PLASTID DEVELOPMENT 1, with the protein product MRALNSRFVLIDITNNAASWRYRQRHSHFITSARGGAHQRPYMPPLKQSQPSVLRTPQIRKPSDRTTSSNGSSLDCPNPASTSRVESCTELDLFLEMLPSRMRSELNGHEEIGELIEVVMDLGREPLARFPSGDWVISEQPVKHEDLKHATSKVGDFSDDNRSGIDRSLHRISAIRNRKLQIIGLTCRVGRAVSGSAEIIRDLIEGGGSILVIGPPGVGKTTLIREIARMLADEHMKRVVIVDTSNEIGGDGDVPHEGIGRARRMQVPNVNMQHNVMIEAVENHMPETIIIDEIGTELEALAASTIAQRGVQLVGTAHGMTIDNIIKNPSLQILVGGIESVTLGDEEARKRKVQKTILERKGPSTFTCAVEMISRTECRVHHRLDATVDAILAGKSPLFEIRQMEPEANVPLKSTVVRKIDHLEESDMLVNDEKGAEVDYGEEDEQSDLLVNEEKFAEVDFSDEDEDYLPKPKRKQRFTGSASKRTLPIFVYTYKILEADLLQVATVMGLEDEIDVTDDIGMADAILASASEIKQNPWIRGVAKFHKLPMFVIKSNTMAQMVKAVRMILERESYASRSRLLDRDSSDIEIEDDAPKRKPTLEEIDALEEVRLAIEYIVIPGGEPVELLPRCSEIIARQLELVKSYQLDAENSGTELNPRLQILPHRLNKKVSSKSLKTTSNLRNETGSKPLTDSCGGTSVTRLPFLPE